A single window of Pseudomonas lijiangensis DNA harbors:
- a CDS encoding putative bifunctional diguanylate cyclase/phosphodiesterase produces MSIPADSSAMAHIGAEQTLKELRDRLEMALGAAQMGTWDWHIPSDTLHASAQAAQLHGMPAQPFNDTLHIFFADVPAEERNRMRQAYNAVLDSQDDSFQITYRLQLKNGALRLLEGRARLYRDENGAPLKLSGTLLDITQQHARSALLASEEKFAKAFHSSPDSITITELESGHYVEVNDGFCRLTGFTSQEVLGRTALEAGLWVEPEQLRQLTDQLRTTGKIHHLEMSGRHKNGTPLVLDISAELITLNETACLLVTARDISELKHAQAQAQHLAYHDPLTNLPNRAMLMERLGQQLTQLKQDNLRGALLFLDLDHFKNINDSLGHPMGDSVLSIVTARLEASVRLEDTVARLGGDEFVVLIGGLEGSRHEVATQVQDLADNLRKLLAEPMFIDRQRLQVTPSIGIALIPDHGSNPADILKRADIALYRAKDSGRNAAQLFHRSMQKAASQRLRMENDLRMALTRNELHLYYQAQVNTLSDRIIGAEALLRWQHPDYGLLAPTQFIQILEESGMILEVGGWALEEACKVGGRLLQQGLLPLNDFLLAVNISPRQFRQTDFVEQVENCLKRHRLPPTMLKLEITEGIVIQNLDDTIAKMLRLKKIGVSFAMDDFGTGYSSLTYLKRLPVDVLKIDQSFIHEAATDANDAEIVRAIVGMANSLNLSVIAEGVETVEQLAFLEQLNCHTYQGYLFSEPLPHAEFEALLCLEKGLPETSVQTLLAQE; encoded by the coding sequence ATGTCCATCCCAGCAGATAGCTCCGCCATGGCGCACATCGGTGCGGAACAAACGCTCAAGGAACTGCGCGACCGTCTGGAGATGGCTCTGGGGGCAGCCCAGATGGGCACCTGGGACTGGCACATTCCCAGCGACACGCTGCATGCATCGGCGCAGGCAGCGCAGTTGCACGGAATGCCGGCACAGCCATTCAACGACACCCTGCATATCTTTTTCGCTGACGTTCCTGCCGAAGAGCGCAACCGCATGCGCCAGGCCTACAACGCCGTGCTCGACAGCCAGGACGACAGTTTCCAGATCACTTACCGGCTGCAACTGAAAAATGGCGCACTCCGCCTGCTGGAAGGCCGCGCCCGCCTGTATCGGGATGAAAACGGCGCGCCCCTGAAGCTATCCGGCACCCTGCTGGATATCACCCAACAGCATGCACGCTCGGCACTGTTGGCCAGCGAAGAGAAATTCGCCAAGGCGTTTCACTCGAGCCCGGACTCGATCACCATTACCGAGCTGGAATCCGGCCACTATGTGGAGGTCAATGACGGATTCTGCCGTCTGACCGGCTTTACCAGCCAGGAAGTCCTGGGGCGTACCGCCCTTGAAGCTGGCCTCTGGGTCGAGCCGGAACAACTCAGGCAACTGACCGATCAATTGCGCACGACAGGCAAGATCCATCACCTGGAAATGTCCGGACGCCACAAGAATGGCACGCCGCTCGTTCTGGATATTTCAGCCGAACTCATCACCCTGAATGAAACCGCCTGCCTGCTGGTGACCGCCCGCGACATCAGTGAACTGAAACATGCCCAGGCGCAAGCCCAGCATCTGGCCTATCACGACCCGCTGACCAACCTGCCCAACCGGGCCATGCTGATGGAAAGGCTCGGCCAGCAGCTCACCCAACTCAAGCAGGACAACCTGCGCGGCGCCCTGCTGTTTCTCGACCTGGACCACTTCAAGAACATCAACGACTCACTGGGCCACCCGATGGGCGACTCCGTGCTGAGCATCGTCACCGCACGCCTTGAAGCCAGCGTACGCCTTGAAGACACCGTTGCACGCCTGGGTGGCGATGAGTTCGTGGTGCTGATCGGCGGCCTTGAAGGCTCACGGCATGAAGTCGCCACTCAGGTACAGGACCTCGCCGACAATCTGCGCAAGCTGCTGGCAGAACCCATGTTCATTGACCGGCAGCGTCTGCAAGTGACACCGAGCATCGGTATTGCCCTGATACCCGATCATGGCTCCAACCCAGCCGATATCCTCAAGCGCGCCGATATTGCGCTGTATCGCGCCAAGGACTCGGGGCGCAATGCCGCACAGCTGTTCCATCGCTCCATGCAGAAAGCTGCCAGCCAGCGCCTGCGCATGGAAAACGACCTGCGCATGGCTCTGACCCGCAACGAACTGCACTTGTACTACCAGGCTCAGGTCAACACCCTGAGCGACAGGATCATCGGCGCAGAAGCCCTGCTGCGCTGGCAGCATCCCGATTACGGCCTGCTGGCACCTACGCAGTTCATTCAGATCCTCGAAGAAAGCGGAATGATTCTGGAAGTCGGCGGCTGGGCCCTCGAAGAGGCCTGCAAGGTGGGAGGCAGGTTATTGCAGCAAGGCCTGCTGCCGTTGAACGACTTTTTGCTGGCCGTGAATATCAGCCCGCGCCAGTTCCGCCAGACTGACTTCGTCGAGCAAGTGGAAAACTGCCTGAAGCGCCATCGCCTGCCACCCACCATGCTCAAGCTGGAAATCACCGAAGGCATTGTCATCCAGAACCTGGACGACACCATCGCCAAGATGCTGCGCCTGAAAAAGATCGGCGTCAGCTTCGCCATGGATGATTTCGGCACCGGCTATTCATCCCTGACGTATCTCAAGCGCCTGCCGGTAGACGTCCTGAAGATCGATCAGTCGTTCATACATGAGGCCGCCACAGACGCCAACGATGCCGAGATCGTTCGCGCCATCGTAGGCATGGCCAACAGCCTCAATCTCAGCGTCATCGCGGAAGGGGTGGAAACCGTGGAGCAACTGGCGTTTCTCGAACAGCTGAATTGCCACACCTATCAAGGCTATCTGTTCAGCGAGCCACTGCCCCATGCAGAATTCGAAGCCCTGCTCTGCCTGGAAAAAGGCCTGCCGGAAACCAGCGTGCAAACCTTGCTGGCGCAGGAATAG
- a CDS encoding Hsp20 family protein gives MATAFSLAPLFRHSVGFDRFNDLFESVARNDSTTSYPPYNVEKHSDDHYRIVIAAAGMQEEDFELQIENGVLSVSAGKREEEVEGITYLHQGITRREFKLSFRLADHIEVKNASLSHGLLNIDLIRLVPEEAKPKRIPINQQKVLQH, from the coding sequence ATGGCAACTGCATTCTCTTTGGCCCCACTCTTTCGCCATTCAGTGGGCTTCGACCGTTTCAATGACTTGTTCGAGTCCGTTGCCCGGAATGATTCGACCACCAGCTATCCACCCTACAACGTGGAAAAGCACTCCGACGATCACTATCGCATCGTGATTGCGGCTGCCGGCATGCAGGAAGAAGATTTTGAACTGCAGATCGAAAACGGCGTGTTGAGCGTCAGTGCCGGCAAGCGAGAGGAGGAGGTCGAAGGCATTACCTATCTGCATCAGGGTATTACCCGTCGCGAGTTCAAGCTGTCCTTCCGCCTGGCGGACCATATCGAAGTCAAGAATGCCAGCCTGTCCCACGGCCTTCTGAATATCGATCTGATTCGTCTGGTGCCGGAAGAGGCCAAGCCAAAACGCATCCCGATCAATCAGCAGAAAGTGCTGCAGCATTAA
- a CDS encoding tRNA dihydrouridine synthase has translation MQIALAPMEGLVDDILRNVLTRVGGVDWCVTEFIRVTERVMPAAYFYKLASELHTDAKTAAGVPLHLQLLGSDPVCLAENAAFACELGAPVLDLNFGCPAKTVNRSRGGAILLREPELLHSIVSHVRRAVPKGIPVTAKMRLGYENTDGALDCARALVDGGAERIVVHARTKVDGYKPPAHWEWIARIQEVVKVPVVANGEIWTVDDWRRCKEICGARDIMIGRGLVARPDLARQIAAANAGEEVVEMTWAELQPMLRTFWKDCLAKMTLIQAPGRLKQWLVLLTKSYPEAVVMFDTLRRETDCERISALIGFSPDERS, from the coding sequence ATGCAAATTGCTCTGGCGCCCATGGAGGGGTTGGTCGACGACATCCTGCGTAATGTGCTGACCCGCGTCGGCGGCGTTGACTGGTGCGTGACCGAGTTCATCCGGGTGACCGAGCGGGTCATGCCTGCCGCCTATTTCTACAAGCTGGCTTCCGAGCTGCACACCGATGCGAAAACAGCCGCAGGCGTGCCATTGCATCTGCAATTGTTGGGTTCGGACCCGGTCTGTCTGGCTGAAAATGCCGCATTTGCCTGTGAGTTGGGCGCCCCGGTGCTGGACCTGAACTTCGGCTGCCCGGCCAAGACCGTCAACCGCTCCCGTGGAGGCGCGATTCTGCTCAGGGAGCCTGAGCTGCTGCATTCCATCGTCAGTCATGTGCGACGTGCCGTGCCCAAGGGTATTCCGGTCACGGCCAAGATGCGTCTGGGGTACGAGAATACCGACGGCGCCCTGGATTGCGCCCGGGCACTGGTGGATGGCGGTGCCGAGCGGATCGTGGTGCATGCCCGGACCAAGGTCGATGGCTACAAGCCGCCTGCGCATTGGGAGTGGATTGCCAGGATTCAGGAGGTGGTCAAGGTTCCGGTGGTTGCCAATGGCGAAATCTGGACGGTGGATGACTGGCGGCGCTGCAAGGAGATCTGCGGTGCGCGGGACATCATGATCGGTCGCGGACTGGTAGCGCGTCCGGATCTGGCCCGGCAGATCGCGGCGGCGAATGCGGGCGAAGAGGTTGTCGAGATGACCTGGGCCGAGTTGCAGCCGATGTTGCGCACCTTCTGGAAGGACTGCCTGGCCAAGATGACCCTCATCCAGGCGCCGGGACGCCTCAAGCAATGGCTGGTGCTCCTGACCAAAAGCTACCCCGAAGCCGTGGTCATGTTCGACACCTTGCGCCGTGAAACGGACTGTGAACGCATCAGTGCCTTGATCGGTTTTTCTCCCGACGAACGGTCGTAA